The window tttaaaaaaactttaataaatacaattttaatatatattatctatattattaaaatattatttttagataatttattaGGTTAACttgtgtttttattatattaattaggttaagaaaaaattataaatttcacatgttaactttttaattaattaaccttctaaattcaaaaattaaaatagaagtctattgaataatatatatatatatatatatatatatatatataaaagatgttaacttattattattatatatatatatattataaatgataaaataataaaatattttatttgaacattatttgaattctatttaaattttaattttaatttttaatcttaaatggAGTATAAACTTAATCATTTGAATTATACctcaaattttaattacaatCGACAAACACACCTAAGTcttatataaatctttttaatttttggacaaattaaattgtttattctATCTCATATTCCAAAATTActttcattatcattttttaaataacctataAAACTCTGATATCTTGTGGGCTAGTTTcattttggattattttattccatcattattataataataattaaatcacttaatttattaataaaataattttattattaaatttaaattttagtaatttatcttaaaccatttttaaattatttttattaaaataaaatacttttaaataaaatcctaAAACCATAAAAGCAAACAAGTAACACTGGTTTTTCAATGATTAAAAGATGTAGGCATTTAAAATCcacatttgataaaataaataattgtttgaatttatttatattaatatttggatTGTGAGATtaaaatgatttgatttttctatttatttatatatatatatatatatatatatatatatgtgtgtgtgtgttttaacaagataatatttaaaataaaaaatgtttaggTCTATAGAGTTACAGTAAAATTTGAATAGTAAATGGTGAAAATTTCTTGAAGAACTTTAAATAAAGAGCTATTGCAATTATGATATAATTAAGATGTAAATAACTAAAATGTTTATTTGACACTACTACAGTAATgccaaaaataaatatcaagatTAATAAATCATTTCCCTCTGCTATTCATCCCCATCCACTCCTTTCTCCGGTAGCCTTCTCTTACTGCCTCAGTCTCTATCCGCTAGGACCGCTACTCAtctgtttaattatttttacaaatttcatttttttttcatttaataatttttagtaGAAGACAATAAATCGTATATTAAAATCATCTGAAAAAAAAGTATACaatgatataaattaataatgatccaaattaattttatttaaataaatatattattatttttattattaacaaatcaaacatatcaataataatgataataatttcactaaaaccaaacaaaacaacattaataataataataataataatttttttttgaattaaccAGAATTGGCATGACACCTTAAAGCATgatctaattataataataattattataaccTAACCTAATCAAGTTCTTCTATCAATAATTTCCATTATCATTTCTTTGAATAAAGCTTCACATATAAAATCTTGCAACATCTTTTTCATTTTCCCCCTAAGCCTGCCATCATCCTCCTttgacacaaaaaaaaatatcaaaactgaaaaatataattatttgagtatattttatttagttctctatttaatttatcttccacattcaataataatgagaatttaaaaaataagttgtttgaACTTTTAAGGTTTGACACCTAAAAAAATctagattattttattatatttattggtCTGGAGTCTGgacaaaaaaatatctttttaggccaaattctttataaaaaaaagaaagaaagacgTAAAcagtattttctctttctttaagCGGCGCAAAACGCCACGTAACACTGCTTCGAGAGGGGGAAAATAGCACCAAATTGACACCCGcctaaatcaaataattaactcTCTATATTTTATCCACGTGTCCAAGATTCAATCGAGTGCGTCCACGTGTTCCCGTTTCAGACCGGATCAAGGTGCGAATTTCAGTGTAGACGGCCGTCTAATCTACAGGTGGCAGATATCCAAcggaataaaatatttgagcGGTTCAGATACAAAGTGAACTTTTGAATTATCATCTCCTTTTTCAATCATCATTCTCTATTTATTCTCTCTCCTCACAATGTAATTTGCACTTTTTCGTTTTCAATTCAAAATCTCGATTAACTATGAAGAATCACGATAAACGGCTGACAACTGGAACGACATTGACAGGACTCCGGCGATTGAAGCCGGCTTTCGCCGCCGACGACGGGGACGAACAAACGTTCGCCCATGCGGACGATAAATCTACGAGGAAGCGACGATTGGGGAAGGAGATTGCCTTGAAGCAACGTAAAACCGTTCATTACGACGATGATAGTGCGTCGGAGATCTCGCTGTCGTACGGTTCGTCGTCCGACCATTCCTCCGAAGACGACGTCGTCGTCACGAAGGGGATCTCCGGTGTAGGCACGTGTCTGTCACATGGATTCATGTCCGTGATTGGAAAGAGAAGAGAAATGGAGGACTCTGTAGCAATAGAGCTAGGGTTTATGACGATAGGTTCAAGAGACTACGACTTCTTCGGCGTGTACGACGGTCATGGAGGATCGCGAGTCGCAAATAGTTGCCATGATCGTCTGCATCATTTAGTTGTGAAGGAAATCCCGGAGGAGTACAAGACATCGTCATACTTAGGCGAGGAGGATTGGTCGAGGATTATGATGGACAGTTTTATGAAGATGGACGAGGAAGTAAACAGAATAGAAATGATTTCCGAGAATAATGATTCGTTTCCTTCCACCATAGG is drawn from Impatiens glandulifera chromosome 3, dImpGla2.1, whole genome shotgun sequence and contains these coding sequences:
- the LOC124931216 gene encoding protein phosphatase 2C 51-like: MKNHDKRLTTGTTLTGLRRLKPAFAADDGDEQTFAHADDKSTRKRRLGKEIALKQRKTVHYDDDSASEISLSYGSSSDHSSEDDVVVTKGISGVGTCLSHGFMSVIGKRREMEDSVAIELGFMTIGSRDYDFFGVYDGHGGSRVANSCHDRLHHLVVKEIPEEYKTSSYLGEEDWSRIMMDSFMKMDEEVNRIEMISENNDSFPSTIGSTAVVAVVGEDEVVIANCGDSRAVLSRGGVPFCISNDHKPDRSDELERIESAGGRVIDWNGHRVLGVLATSRSIGDHYLEPFVIAEPEVIVSKRTDADEFLILASDGLWDVVTNELACRVVKSCLDGRLLKWRCRLDTEKKIGEVDHGGGARAQVAAGLLVELAMSRGSRDNISVVVVDLNKACPEGRNFTG